One Streptomyces coeruleorubidus DNA segment encodes these proteins:
- a CDS encoding BTAD domain-containing putative transcriptional regulator, translating to MEFQLLGPFAARHEGRQVLVGSRRQERCLLAVLLLHAGRAVPTDRLIDLLWDDEPPASARATVHTYVGRLRAALRPHGVSVETRHDGYAVEQGPHGIDAQEFVGLVGQAADAGDPAERIRLYDQALGLWRGPLLADVADDRLRSRLGGRLGELRLSAGERRAEAQLAIGLHDRVVADLTPLLDEHPTRERLVGAQMTALYRAGRQADALQLYGRTRDLLADELGIEPGRELRTLHERMLLGDPRLDRTPGPVYAVRVGDQWLPWSTSGHPALEFCNTYAGWGGERLPGSDWLRGYATLAVWAGHLDLIEERQVTRLREQAVRQPAEAAAVLDEARRLRTDLYACLTDPQDGRAFKAVAGVVEDAARLSVFTRGEDGLGRWQPSPSAGLRLPVCAVARSAGELLADPRRFTVRGCPSRDCGWLFLDESGRRRWCSLATCGAKRSGGGR from the coding sequence ATGGAGTTCCAACTGCTCGGTCCGTTCGCCGCCCGCCACGAGGGACGGCAGGTGCTGGTGGGCAGCCGCCGCCAGGAGCGGTGCCTGCTGGCGGTCCTGCTGCTGCACGCGGGCCGCGCCGTCCCGACCGACCGCCTCATCGACCTGCTGTGGGACGACGAGCCGCCCGCCTCCGCCCGCGCCACCGTCCACACCTACGTCGGCCGCCTGCGCGCCGCGCTCAGGCCGCACGGAGTGTCCGTCGAGACCCGGCACGACGGTTACGCCGTGGAGCAGGGACCTCATGGGATCGACGCCCAGGAGTTCGTCGGGCTCGTCGGGCAGGCGGCCGATGCCGGTGACCCTGCGGAGCGGATCCGCCTGTACGACCAGGCCCTCGGGCTGTGGCGCGGCCCGCTGCTCGCGGACGTGGCCGACGACCGGCTGCGCTCGCGCCTCGGCGGCAGGCTGGGCGAACTGCGCCTGTCCGCCGGGGAGCGGCGAGCTGAGGCCCAGCTCGCCATCGGTCTGCACGATCGTGTCGTGGCGGACCTGACGCCACTGCTGGACGAGCACCCGACCCGGGAGCGGCTGGTCGGCGCCCAGATGACCGCCCTGTACCGCGCGGGCCGCCAGGCCGATGCGCTCCAGTTGTACGGCCGCACCCGCGACCTGCTGGCGGACGAACTCGGCATCGAGCCCGGCCGCGAACTGCGCACGCTCCACGAGCGCATGCTGCTCGGCGATCCCCGTCTGGACCGGACCCCCGGGCCCGTCTACGCGGTCCGGGTCGGCGACCAGTGGCTGCCGTGGAGTACGAGCGGACACCCGGCGCTGGAGTTCTGCAACACCTACGCCGGGTGGGGCGGGGAGCGGCTGCCCGGGTCGGACTGGCTGCGCGGCTACGCCACGCTCGCCGTGTGGGCCGGTCACCTCGACCTGATCGAGGAACGGCAGGTCACCCGCCTGCGCGAACAGGCCGTGCGGCAACCGGCCGAGGCCGCCGCCGTCCTCGACGAGGCCCGCCGGTTGCGTACGGACCTGTACGCCTGCCTGACCGATCCGCAGGACGGCCGGGCGTTCAAGGCGGTGGCCGGGGTCGTGGAGGACGCCGCCCGGCTGTCGGTCTTCACCCGTGGCGAGGACGGTCTCGGACGCTGGCAGCCGTCGCCCTCCGCCGGTCTGCGCCTGCCCGTCTGCGCGGTGGCCCGCAGCGCGGGCGAACTGCTCGCCGACCCGCGGCGCTTCACCGTCCGCGGCTGCCCCAGCCGGGACTGCGGCTGGCTGTTCCTCGACGAGAGCGGGCGGCGCCGGTGGTGCAGTCTGGCGACGTGCGGCGCCAAGCGGTCGGGCGGGGGCCGGTGA
- a CDS encoding DUF1330 domain-containing protein, with the protein MPAYVIVNIDVLDEEAGLAYASVAQKSILGYGGRYLVAGSTPKPVEGTWDSSRFVVIEFPDMDRIREWYDSPEYRRAREIREGKARVGMLFVEGAPPEGFSLPA; encoded by the coding sequence ATGCCCGCTTACGTCATCGTCAACATCGATGTGCTCGATGAGGAGGCTGGCCTGGCCTACGCATCCGTGGCCCAGAAGTCCATCCTCGGCTACGGCGGCCGTTACCTGGTCGCGGGCTCCACGCCCAAGCCCGTTGAAGGCACCTGGGACTCCTCCCGGTTCGTGGTCATCGAGTTTCCTGACATGGACCGGATCCGGGAGTGGTACGACTCCCCCGAGTACCGGCGGGCCCGGGAGATACGTGAGGGTAAGGCTCGAGTGGGGATGCTGTTCGTCGAGGGCGCGCCGCCTGAGGGCTTCTCCCTCCCGGCCTAG
- a CDS encoding LacI family DNA-binding transcriptional regulator codes for MADVARLAGVSSQTVSRVSNGFPGVTEDTRRQVLSAMRELGYRPNSAARALKRGEFRTLGVITFSLSTMGNIRTLEAIATSAAQHGYAVTLLPVAVPTQDEVNGAFSRLGELAVDAVIVIMEIHLLDAATVSLPPGVQVVVADSDAGDRYTVVDTDQAGGARDAVRHLLDLGHETVWHLAGPEGSFAAQRRANAWRDTLTTAGRVPPPLVRGDWSAESGYRAGLRLADEPDCTAVFAANDQMALGLLRALHERGLRVPGDISVIGFDDIPESASFLPPLTTIHQDFAEVGRLCVEGVLSKMRQDGEEHGTTLVPTRLVRRESTGVPGGRA; via the coding sequence ATGGCCGACGTCGCCCGGCTCGCCGGTGTCTCCTCCCAGACGGTCTCCCGCGTCTCCAACGGCTTCCCGGGCGTCACGGAGGACACCCGCCGGCAGGTCCTGTCCGCGATGCGGGAGCTGGGCTACCGCCCCAATAGCGCCGCTCGGGCCCTCAAGCGCGGCGAGTTCCGCACGCTCGGCGTGATCACCTTCTCCCTCTCCACCATGGGCAACATCCGCACCCTGGAGGCCATCGCCACCTCCGCGGCCCAGCACGGCTACGCCGTCACCCTGCTGCCCGTCGCCGTCCCCACCCAGGACGAGGTGAACGGCGCCTTCTCCCGCCTGGGCGAACTCGCCGTGGACGCCGTGATCGTCATCATGGAGATCCATCTGCTGGACGCGGCGACGGTCTCGCTCCCGCCCGGCGTGCAGGTCGTGGTGGCCGACTCGGACGCCGGCGACCGCTACACCGTGGTCGACACCGACCAGGCGGGCGGAGCCCGGGACGCCGTACGGCACCTCCTGGACCTCGGCCACGAAACCGTGTGGCACCTGGCAGGGCCGGAGGGCTCCTTCGCCGCCCAGCGCCGCGCCAACGCCTGGCGCGACACACTGACCACGGCCGGCCGCGTCCCGCCGCCCCTGGTCCGGGGCGACTGGTCGGCCGAGTCCGGCTACCGGGCCGGGCTGCGACTGGCCGACGAGCCGGACTGCACGGCGGTGTTCGCGGCCAACGACCAGATGGCCCTGGGCCTGCTCCGTGCCCTGCACGAACGCGGCCTGCGCGTCCCGGGCGACATCAGCGTCATCGGCTTCGACGACATCCCCGAGTCCGCGTCCTTCCTCCCGCCCCTCACCACCATCCACCAGGACTTCGCCGAGGTGGGGCGGCTGTGCGTGGAGGGCGTCCTGAGCAAGATGCGGCAGGACGGGGAGGAGCACGGGACGACGCTGGTGCCTACGCGGTTGGTGCGGCGGGAGAGTACGGGGGTGCCGGGGGGTCGGGCATGA
- a CDS encoding RICIN domain-containing protein, with translation MAHRTRKRRLLGAIGVTAVATGTILATTTLPAAHAEPTAQAAGVTVRPDPSYQQEKFEGWGTSLVWFANATGDYPPAVREKLYKLLFGDEGLALNIARYNIGGGNAPDVKDYLRAGGAVEGWWKAPAGTTREDVDWWDAEDPADWNRHADKTQRWWVDRIKKDITHWETFSNSPPWFMTESGYVSGNFDAGKDQLKPESVEDFAKYLVGATERLEKAHGIKVDTLDPFNEPNTNYWGTKLGPDGEPTGGRQEGAHMGPELQQKVLRALAPVLEKSRSGAEISAMDETNPGTFATNWNSYPQEVRDLVAQMNVHTYGTGQRTTVRDLAKAADKPLWMSEVEGDWGDGQSFTDMRPGLGLAQRIVDDLRELEPRAWVFWQPVEDYDNMKPGGESAKGGNWGEIQLPFSCTSKDTLETCPIHTNTKFDTARNFTHFIKPGDRLIKTDDTSSTAAISRKGDAATVVHVNSTTESREVTLDLSKFGRVSSHATVTPVVTSADGKLEKQKAVRVSGRQATVTVPAQSVTSLLVKGVSGVAEDAAELKKGHTYRLTGVQSGKDLSLADNGTGLVIKSANAADPSGQQWRVEQIRGTDNRKRYVFTEAASDKRLAVRGGALVAEPDEGRRDKATEWIMSTTGDGTWTLVNAATGQLPDVAGQSTNEGAPVGLWQPNSGSNQRWKVTDVTGS, from the coding sequence ATGGCACACCGCACCCGCAAGAGAAGGCTCCTCGGGGCCATCGGCGTCACCGCCGTGGCGACCGGAACCATCCTGGCCACCACCACCCTGCCCGCCGCGCACGCCGAGCCCACCGCTCAGGCGGCCGGGGTCACCGTCCGCCCCGACCCCTCCTACCAGCAGGAGAAGTTCGAGGGCTGGGGCACGAGCCTGGTCTGGTTCGCCAATGCCACCGGCGACTACCCGCCCGCGGTCCGCGAGAAGCTCTACAAGCTCCTCTTCGGCGACGAGGGCCTCGCGCTGAACATCGCCCGCTACAACATCGGCGGCGGCAACGCCCCGGACGTCAAGGACTACCTGCGGGCCGGCGGCGCGGTCGAGGGCTGGTGGAAGGCCCCGGCGGGCACCACCCGCGAGGACGTCGACTGGTGGGACGCCGAGGACCCGGCCGACTGGAACAGACACGCCGACAAGACGCAGCGCTGGTGGGTCGACCGCATCAAGAAGGACATCACCCACTGGGAGACCTTCAGCAACTCCCCGCCCTGGTTCATGACCGAGAGCGGCTACGTCTCCGGCAACTTCGACGCGGGCAAGGACCAGCTGAAGCCCGAGTCCGTCGAGGACTTCGCCAAGTACCTGGTGGGGGCCACCGAGCGGCTGGAGAAGGCACACGGCATCAAGGTCGACACGCTCGACCCGTTCAACGAGCCGAACACCAACTACTGGGGCACCAAGCTCGGCCCGGACGGCGAGCCGACCGGCGGCCGCCAGGAGGGCGCCCACATGGGCCCCGAGCTCCAGCAGAAGGTGCTGCGCGCGCTCGCCCCGGTCCTGGAGAAGTCCAGGAGCGGCGCGGAGATATCCGCGATGGACGAGACCAACCCCGGCACCTTCGCCACCAACTGGAACTCCTACCCCCAGGAGGTCCGTGACCTGGTCGCGCAGATGAACGTCCACACCTACGGCACCGGCCAGCGCACCACCGTCCGCGACCTGGCCAAGGCCGCCGACAAGCCGCTGTGGATGAGCGAGGTCGAGGGCGACTGGGGCGACGGCCAGAGCTTCACGGACATGCGGCCCGGCCTGGGCCTCGCCCAGCGCATCGTCGACGACCTGCGTGAACTGGAGCCCCGCGCCTGGGTGTTCTGGCAGCCCGTCGAGGACTACGACAACATGAAGCCGGGCGGCGAGTCCGCGAAGGGCGGCAACTGGGGCGAGATCCAGCTCCCGTTCAGCTGCACCTCCAAGGACACCCTCGAAACCTGCCCGATCCACACCAACACCAAGTTCGACACGGCCCGCAACTTCACGCACTTCATCAAGCCCGGCGACCGGCTGATCAAGACGGACGACACCTCCAGCACCGCGGCGATCTCCCGCAAGGGCGACGCGGCGACGGTCGTCCACGTCAACAGCACCACCGAGTCCCGTGAGGTCACCCTCGACCTGTCGAAGTTCGGCCGGGTCTCCTCCCACGCCACCGTCACCCCCGTGGTGACCAGCGCCGACGGCAAGCTGGAGAAGCAGAAGGCGGTCCGGGTCTCCGGCAGGCAGGCCACGGTCACCGTGCCCGCCCAGTCGGTGACGTCCCTCCTCGTCAAGGGCGTGTCCGGCGTCGCCGAGGACGCGGCCGAGCTGAAGAAGGGCCACACCTACCGGCTGACCGGCGTCCAGAGCGGCAAGGACCTCTCCCTCGCCGACAACGGCACGGGTCTGGTCATCAAGAGCGCCAATGCCGCCGACCCGAGCGGTCAGCAGTGGCGGGTGGAGCAGATCCGCGGCACGGACAACCGCAAGCGGTACGTCTTCACCGAGGCGGCGTCGGACAAGCGCCTGGCCGTCCGCGGTGGCGCCCTGGTCGCCGAGCCCGACGAGGGCCGCCGCGACAAGGCCACCGAGTGGATCATGTCCACGACCGGCGACGGCACCTGGACCCTCGTCAACGCCGCCACCGGCCAGCTCCCGGACGTCGCGGGCCAGTCCACGAACGAAGGCGCCCCGGTCGGCCTCTGGCAGCCGAACTCTGGGTCCAACCAGCGCTGGAAGGTGACGGACGTGACGGGTAGCTAG
- a CDS encoding response regulator: MTAGQPIRAIVADDQAVVRTGFVNLLSTQDDIDVVGEAEDGEQAIALALAHRPDVALLDIRMPRLDGIQAARTILRETDGATKALMLTTFDLDQYVFDALAAGASGFLLKDATFPELLHAVRVVAAGDAMLAPAITRRLIAEFAPRRPVTAPKSLLDRLTARETEVLLLIAQGLSNADIAERLTITDHTVKTHINRLFTKLELRDRAQAVIVAYEAGLVTPGTGG; the protein is encoded by the coding sequence GTGACGGCGGGGCAACCGATCCGGGCGATCGTGGCCGACGACCAGGCGGTGGTACGCACCGGTTTCGTGAACCTGCTGTCCACCCAGGACGACATCGACGTCGTGGGCGAGGCGGAGGACGGCGAACAGGCCATCGCCCTCGCCCTGGCCCACCGCCCGGACGTGGCCCTGCTGGACATCAGGATGCCCAGGCTGGACGGCATCCAGGCCGCGCGCACGATCCTCCGAGAGACCGACGGTGCCACCAAGGCGCTGATGCTCACCACCTTCGACCTCGACCAGTACGTCTTCGATGCCCTCGCCGCGGGTGCCAGCGGCTTCCTCCTGAAGGACGCGACCTTCCCTGAACTCCTGCACGCGGTAAGGGTGGTGGCCGCCGGCGACGCCATGCTGGCCCCCGCCATCACCCGCCGCCTCATCGCCGAGTTCGCCCCCCGCCGCCCCGTCACCGCCCCCAAGTCCCTCCTCGACCGCCTCACCGCCCGCGAGACGGAGGTCCTCCTCCTCATCGCCCAAGGCCTCTCCAACGCCGACATCGCCGAACGCCTGACCATCACCGACCACACGGTCAAGACCCACATCAACCGCCTGTTCACGAAGCTGGAACTCCGCGACCGGGCGCAGGCGGTGATCGTGGCGTACGAGGCGGGGCTGGTGACGCCGGGGACGGGCGGCTGA
- a CDS encoding sensor histidine kinase codes for MRQSSLRPTAWPRSPHYPYVSGVLLVVLAAAEALHARITSTTVLATLPFVVLPLLLRQREPRIGLLVVPAALLNFLFRPELLMTAAVAGAMGLYTLARHRVLHPALLSAGAITGSLLVNAGHVAMGVYDLGGRAPAVGADGSLSYFTESFVLAVGVVATVGVADATRSREESRQAREAAQRELIAMERRHAAAQERTAIARELHDIVAHSVSVIAVQAESATYTTPDLSPPARDGFQQIASSARSALTELRQLLSVLRADEAGAEEAAPVVPQPTLDSLEALLEAHRSGGGEVALHTTGTRPPALPPSLELTVYRIVQEALTNARRHARGAAVDIRLTYAEDDVRLRITDDGPGPRAHQLDSGGHGLSGMRERANLVGGRLTWGSAGTGGGFLIEAELPLRAGAKSFAEGVYE; via the coding sequence ATGCGTCAGTCGTCCCTGCGCCCCACCGCCTGGCCGCGCTCCCCCCACTACCCCTACGTCAGCGGCGTGCTGCTGGTCGTCCTGGCCGCGGCCGAGGCCCTGCACGCCCGCATCACCTCGACGACGGTCCTGGCCACACTGCCCTTCGTGGTGCTCCCCCTGCTGCTGCGGCAACGCGAGCCCCGCATCGGGCTCCTGGTGGTGCCGGCGGCGCTGCTGAACTTCCTGTTCCGGCCCGAGCTGCTGATGACGGCGGCGGTGGCGGGGGCCATGGGCCTCTACACGCTCGCCCGCCACCGCGTGCTGCACCCCGCGCTGCTCAGCGCGGGCGCGATCACCGGCTCGCTGCTCGTCAACGCGGGCCATGTGGCGATGGGCGTGTACGACCTCGGCGGCCGGGCGCCCGCCGTCGGCGCCGACGGCTCGCTGTCGTACTTCACGGAGTCGTTCGTCCTGGCCGTGGGCGTGGTGGCGACGGTCGGTGTCGCGGACGCCACCCGCAGCCGGGAGGAGTCCCGGCAGGCGCGCGAGGCGGCCCAGCGGGAACTGATCGCCATGGAGCGCAGGCATGCCGCGGCCCAGGAACGAACGGCCATAGCAAGGGAGTTGCACGACATCGTGGCGCACTCGGTGTCCGTGATCGCCGTCCAGGCGGAGAGCGCCACGTACACCACGCCCGACCTGTCCCCGCCCGCGCGCGACGGCTTCCAGCAGATCGCCTCGTCGGCCCGCTCGGCCCTGACCGAACTGCGCCAGTTGCTCAGCGTGCTGCGTGCGGACGAGGCCGGAGCCGAGGAGGCGGCACCCGTCGTGCCGCAACCGACGCTCGACTCCCTGGAGGCGCTGCTGGAAGCCCACCGGTCGGGCGGCGGAGAGGTGGCCCTGCACACGACGGGCACCCGCCCCCCGGCGCTCCCACCCTCCCTCGAACTCACGGTCTACCGCATCGTCCAGGAGGCCCTGACCAACGCCCGCCGCCACGCACGAGGCGCCGCGGTGGACATCCGTCTCACCTACGCCGAGGACGACGTCCGGCTGCGCATCACCGACGACGGCCCGGGCCCTCGCGCCCACCAACTCGACTCGGGCGGGCACGGGTTGAGCGGCATGCGGGAGCGTGCGAACCTGGTCGGCGGACGTCTGACCTGGGGGTCTGCCGGTACCGGGGGCGGGTTCCTGATCGAGGCCGAACTGCCGCTGCGGGCGGGCGCGAAGAGTTTCGCGGAGGGTGTGTACGAGTGA
- a CDS encoding glycosyltransferase 87 family protein, which produces MQGRSRGPLFGSLVPGSAAAVRTAAPVRLTGHVPTPVSLPPSGRRTGRRWETLCWAACAVFAALLCLRTTIAPHQVWGACATGGYGLAALVARLCARPWGRVSAAVAAVGSVLVPLVLLVADGTRQLEVTVVERSGGLLLDSGTPYVPDPAELRDYNPYLPGMALFGLPRAVLGDVPLADARLWFALVSLGAMGVSAVPGRGSWSSRHGTARPLLWLAATPTVALPLTVGGVDLPVIALMCLGLGLAGRGCPVAAGLALGAAASLKWTAWPLLPVGLALLVVTAGRRAAVRAGATALAPAALAVLPVALADPRAFAEHVLLFPLGEGGTGSPAASPLPGHLLATYVPGGFALAVAALALSAVAVAVSLVTRPPRTTVAAADRLALGLGIAMCLIPATRFGYVVYPLVLLGWFRLGSAGRWWPVDRVAEAHRTYPLTVKPLED; this is translated from the coding sequence ATGCAGGGGCGTTCGCGGGGACCGCTGTTCGGCTCACTGGTGCCGGGCTCGGCGGCGGCCGTGCGTACCGCCGCACCGGTGCGCCTCACGGGCCACGTCCCCACTCCCGTCTCCCTTCCGCCGTCGGGGCGGCGCACCGGCCGCCGCTGGGAGACCCTGTGCTGGGCCGCCTGTGCCGTCTTCGCAGCTCTGCTGTGTCTGCGTACGACGATCGCCCCGCACCAGGTGTGGGGCGCCTGCGCCACCGGCGGATACGGTCTCGCCGCGCTCGTCGCCCGCCTCTGCGCCCGGCCCTGGGGCCGGGTGAGCGCGGCGGTGGCCGCCGTCGGGTCCGTCCTGGTGCCGCTGGTGCTCCTGGTCGCCGACGGGACACGGCAGTTGGAGGTCACGGTCGTCGAGCGGTCCGGCGGGCTGCTGCTGGACTCCGGCACGCCGTACGTCCCGGACCCGGCCGAACTGCGGGACTACAACCCGTACCTGCCCGGCATGGCGCTCTTCGGGCTGCCCCGGGCCGTCCTCGGCGACGTCCCGCTCGCGGACGCCCGGCTGTGGTTCGCGTTGGTGTCGCTCGGGGCCATGGGGGTGTCCGCCGTGCCGGGCAGGGGCTCCTGGTCGTCTCGGCACGGCACCGCGCGGCCCCTCCTTTGGCTCGCCGCCACCCCAACCGTCGCCCTCCCGCTCACCGTCGGCGGTGTCGACCTGCCGGTCATCGCCCTGATGTGTCTCGGGCTCGGTCTCGCGGGCCGCGGCTGCCCCGTCGCCGCCGGGCTCGCGCTCGGCGCCGCCGCGTCGTTGAAGTGGACGGCCTGGCCGCTGCTGCCCGTCGGACTCGCCCTGCTCGTGGTGACCGCCGGGCGGCGGGCCGCCGTACGGGCCGGTGCCACGGCACTCGCGCCGGCCGCACTCGCGGTGCTGCCGGTCGCGCTCGCCGATCCGAGGGCGTTCGCCGAGCACGTGCTGCTCTTCCCGCTCGGCGAGGGAGGCACCGGGTCCCCGGCGGCCAGCCCGCTGCCCGGGCATCTGCTGGCGACGTACGTGCCGGGGGGCTTCGCGCTCGCCGTGGCCGCGCTGGCGCTGAGCGCGGTCGCGGTGGCCGTGTCCCTCGTGACACGCCCGCCGCGCACCACCGTCGCCGCCGCCGACCGGCTCGCGCTGGGCCTCGGGATCGCCATGTGCCTGATCCCCGCCACCCGTTTCGGATACGTCGTCTACCCGCTGGTGCTGCTCGGCTGGTTCCGGCTCGGGTCGGCGGGCCGGTGGTGGCCCGTGGACCGGGTCGCCGAGGCGCACCGCACTTACCCGCTCACCGTGAAGCCGCTGGAGGACTGA
- a CDS encoding glycosyltransferase family 4 protein, protein MPRTLVVTNDFPPRQGGIETFVHAMTVRFPPDRVAVYTSGTPGDRAYDARLPFPVVRDRAHMLLPTRRVTARAVELARRFDCDSVWFGAAAPLGLMAGELRRRTDVRRLVATTHGHEVWWARTPGARALLRRIGAEVDGVTYLGSYTRARIAAAVGPEAAARMRRLAPGVDPEVFRGSAAGAARVRERYGLGDRPVVLCAARLVPRKGQDTLIRALRLVRRSVPDAVALLVGDGPHARALRRLASAEGLAGSVVFAGGHPHEEMPGFYAAAQVFAMPCRTRRAGMEVEGLGIVFLEAAAAGLPVVVGDSGGAPDTVRDGETGFVVDGRDVRALADRLTLLLDDDELARDMGRKGRQWVRGEWGWDRAYGHLTSLLGVG, encoded by the coding sequence ATGCCGCGCACGCTCGTCGTCACCAACGACTTCCCGCCCCGGCAGGGCGGCATCGAGACCTTCGTCCACGCCATGACGGTCCGCTTCCCGCCCGACCGGGTCGCCGTCTACACCTCCGGCACGCCGGGCGACCGGGCCTACGACGCCCGGCTGCCGTTCCCCGTGGTCCGGGACCGTGCCCACATGCTGCTGCCGACCCGGCGGGTCACCGCCCGGGCGGTGGAGCTGGCCCGCCGGTTCGACTGCGACAGCGTCTGGTTCGGGGCCGCGGCCCCGCTCGGGCTGATGGCGGGTGAGCTGCGGCGCCGTACGGACGTCCGACGGCTGGTCGCCACGACGCACGGGCACGAGGTGTGGTGGGCACGCACGCCGGGGGCTCGCGCGCTGCTGCGCCGCATCGGCGCCGAGGTGGACGGCGTCACGTATCTCGGCTCGTACACCCGGGCCCGGATCGCCGCCGCCGTCGGACCGGAGGCGGCGGCGCGGATGCGGCGGCTGGCGCCGGGCGTCGACCCCGAGGTGTTCCGGGGCTCGGCGGCGGGGGCGGCGCGGGTGCGGGAGCGGTACGGCCTGGGCGACAGGCCGGTCGTGCTGTGTGCGGCGCGGCTCGTCCCGCGCAAGGGGCAGGACACGCTGATACGGGCCTTGCGCCTGGTGCGCCGCAGCGTGCCCGACGCGGTTGCGCTGCTGGTCGGGGACGGGCCGCACGCCCGTGCCCTGCGCCGGCTTGCGTCCGCCGAGGGACTGGCCGGTTCCGTGGTCTTCGCGGGCGGGCACCCGCACGAGGAGATGCCCGGCTTCTACGCCGCCGCGCAGGTGTTCGCGATGCCGTGCCGGACCCGCAGGGCGGGCATGGAGGTGGAGGGCCTCGGGATCGTGTTCCTGGAGGCGGCCGCCGCCGGACTGCCGGTCGTCGTCGGCGACTCGGGCGGGGCGCCGGACACCGTACGGGACGGGGAGACAGGGTTCGTGGTCGACGGCCGTGACGTGCGGGCACTCGCCGACCGGCTCACCCTGCTGCTGGACGATGACGAACTGGCCCGGGACATGGGCCGCAAGGGCCGTCAGTGGGTGCGCGGGGAATGGGGATGGGACAGGGCCTACGGGCACTTGACGTCCCTGCTCGGGGTCGGCTGA
- a CDS encoding DEAD/DEAH box helicase, protein MDRTARKNNGSPHSRKAGGRGTSARNAGAGRGGHGRRTAPGGEFAPPATITPALPAVEDFAGLGLPERLLTALQAEGMTVPFPIQAATLPNSLAGRDVLGRGRTGSGKTLAFGLAVLARIDGQRAEPRQPVALVLVPTRELAQQVTDALTPYAKALRLRLTTVVGGMSIGRQASALRAGAEVVVATPGRLKDLIDRGDCRLDRVTVTVLDEADQMTDMGFMPQVTALLDQVRPGGQRLLFSATLDRNVDRLVRTYLHDPVVHSVDPSAGAVTTMEHHLLHVDDADKHATTTEIAARDGRVIMFLDTKHAADRLAKKLLAVGVRASALHGGKSQSQRTRTLARFKDGEVTVLVATNVAARGIHVDNLDLVVNVDPPADHKDYLHRGGRTARAGESGTVVTLVLPHQRRETARLMADAGISPRITRVRSGEAELSRITGAQAPSGVPVVLTPPPSESGPARTGSAPRARRGRPARGRRR, encoded by the coding sequence TTGGATCGCACCGCTCGCAAGAACAACGGCTCCCCCCACTCCCGTAAGGCCGGGGGCCGAGGCACGTCGGCCCGTAACGCCGGCGCGGGCCGCGGCGGCCACGGGCGCCGCACCGCGCCCGGCGGGGAGTTCGCGCCGCCGGCCACCATCACCCCGGCACTGCCCGCCGTCGAGGACTTCGCCGGTCTCGGCCTGCCCGAGCGGCTGCTGACCGCGCTGCAGGCCGAAGGCATGACCGTGCCGTTCCCGATCCAGGCGGCGACGCTGCCGAACTCCCTGGCCGGCCGGGACGTGCTGGGCCGCGGGCGCACGGGATCGGGCAAGACGCTCGCCTTCGGCCTCGCCGTGCTGGCCCGCATCGACGGGCAGCGGGCCGAGCCCCGGCAGCCGGTGGCCCTCGTCCTCGTCCCCACCCGGGAACTGGCCCAGCAGGTCACCGACGCGCTCACCCCCTACGCGAAGGCGTTGCGCCTGCGGCTCACCACGGTGGTCGGCGGTATGTCGATCGGCCGCCAGGCGAGCGCGCTGCGCGCCGGGGCCGAGGTCGTCGTCGCGACGCCCGGCCGGCTCAAGGACCTCATAGACCGCGGTGACTGCCGGCTGGACCGCGTCACCGTCACGGTCCTGGACGAGGCCGACCAGATGACGGACATGGGCTTCATGCCGCAGGTGACGGCCCTGCTCGACCAGGTGCGCCCCGGGGGTCAGCGGCTGCTGTTCTCGGCCACGCTGGACCGCAACGTCGACCGGCTGGTCCGCACCTACCTCCACGACCCCGTGGTCCACTCCGTGGATCCGTCCGCGGGTGCGGTCACCACGATGGAGCATCACCTGCTGCACGTGGACGACGCCGACAAGCACGCCACCACGACGGAGATCGCCGCCCGCGACGGCCGCGTGATCATGTTCCTGGACACCAAGCACGCCGCCGACCGGCTGGCCAAGAAGCTGCTGGCCGTCGGGGTACGCGCCTCGGCCCTGCACGGCGGGAAGTCCCAGTCCCAGCGCACCCGGACCCTGGCCCGGTTCAAGGACGGCGAGGTCACGGTCCTGGTGGCCACCAACGTCGCCGCCCGCGGCATCCACGTCGACAACCTCGACCTCGTCGTCAACGTGGACCCGCCCGCCGACCACAAGGACTATCTGCACCGGGGCGGCCGTACCGCCAGGGCCGGCGAGTCGGGCACCGTCGTCACGCTGGTCCTGCCGCACCAGCGCCGCGAGACGGCCCGTCTGATGGCCGACGCCGGCATCTCCCCGCGCATCACCCGGGTCCGCTCGGGCGAGGCCGAACTGAGCCGCATCACCGGCGCCCAGGCGCCGTCGGGCGTGCCCGTCGTCCTCACGCCGCCGCCCTCCGAGAGCGGCCCGGCGCGTACGGGTTCCGCCCCGCGCGCACGGCGCGGCAGGCCCGCCCGGGGCCGCCGCCGCTGA
- a CDS encoding cold-shock protein — protein sequence MASGTVKWFNAEKGFGFIEQEGGGPDVFAHYSNIATSGFRELQEGQKVTFDVTQGQKGPQAENIVPA from the coding sequence ATGGCATCTGGCACTGTGAAGTGGTTCAACGCGGAAAAGGGCTTCGGCTTCATCGAGCAGGAGGGTGGCGGTCCGGACGTGTTCGCCCACTACTCGAACATCGCCACCTCCGGCTTCCGCGAGCTTCAGGAAGGCCAGAAGGTTACCTTCGACGTCACGCAGGGCCAGAAGGGCCCGCAGGCCGAGAACATCGTCCCTGCCTGA